In the Mesorhizobium sp. WSM2240 genome, CCCTGGCTTTCGGAGAAATGATAAATGTCGTCGATCAGCTCGTCGAATTCGTTGACACCGGCGATCGAATAGCCGGCGCCGCCGCCGATCGGACGGCCCGAACGCCCGACGGGCGGCACCAGCGGATAGTCGGGATCGGGGTTCTTGCGCACGAGATAGAACTCGATCTCAGGCGCCACGACCGGCTTCAGGCCGCGCTTGTCATAGGCGGCGACGACGCGCTTCAGCACGTTGCGCGGGGTGAACTCGACCGAGCGGCCATCCTGGTGGACGAGATCGCAGATGACCTGCGCGGTCGGATCGGTCTCCCACGGCACCGGCGACAGGGTGGAGAGATCCGGCATCAGCTTGAGGTCACCGTCATCCTCCGGATAGGAGAAGCCGTTGCCGTTTTCGGGGTAACCGCCCGAAATCGTCATCATGAACACCGCCGAAGGCAGCGCCAGCGAGGTGTTGGAGGTGAACTTCTTCGACGGCATCATCTTGCCGCGGGCGACACCGGCCTGGTCCGGGGTGATGCACTCTATGTCCTCGATGCCGCGCCATTCCAGCCACTCGCTGGCTTCCTTCCAGTTCTTCACGCCGCGCAGGTTTTTCACGAATGCGGGCGTGCGGGCTCGTCCCCCGCGGCTCGACGGACGGGCTTCCTTCTTTGCAGGTGGCATCAATCACCAGATTGTGGTTGCGGATTTTCCCACTATAGCCGGGCCGCAACGCGGAAAGGAAGGGGGCTACTGTCGCGCGCGCTCGAGCAGGCGGTCGATGACCGGCTGCAGCAATTCGGTGGTGATCGGCTTGGCGACCACCGCGTCGACAGCGGCGAGCGGCGCCGGATCGGCCTCGCAATGCGATTTCGTCGCCAAAAGGATGACGGAAGGCGCGTCGTGGCGGCATTCGCTGCGCAACGAGGCAAGCCGCGCCATCAGGCTCTCGCAATCCCTGTTATCGGCGCCGCCGTCGAGAATGACGGTGCCGGGGAATACCGAGCGCAGCATCTTTGCCGCCGCTTCCGGCGTTTCGGAAATCGGCTTGAGCCCCGACTTTTCAATGATCTTCGAGACGACGACCCGGTTTACCGGCGACCGTCCGACGACGAGAACCCGGGAAAAGTCCGGCGCCAGCACTACGCCCAGGGGGACTGCGTTCGTAAGCCGGCGGCGTGCCGGTTCGTGGCCTGATTTGGTCATGCTGGCAATGCCGATCGTCAAGCGCTCAATTTACGGTTGCGGACGGAACATAGCCGGCATTACGCTTACGTCAAGCTCAAAATGGGCTACATTTCTTCAAGTCTCAAGAAAACAAAAGCAGCCGGCCTTCAATCGTGAAGGCAGGCTGCCCTTATAGTCTGGAACGAAATGTGGCCGGCTGGATGTCGACTGCCGGATAGGTTGTATTTTAGTCGTTTTGTCTGGACTGCGTGACGATCACCGGGATCAGCAGATCGCCCCAATTGCCATTGCCGCTATGGTGGCGCGCCGAGCGAACCAGTTCGACCGACACGCCGGCCTCCACCGCTTTCATCACCGACTGGTTGAGCCGGTGCAGGTCGTTGGCCAGCATCCGGATTGTCGCCTGCTGATCGGAGTTCATGGCCGACGACTGTTCCTCGGCCCTTTCCTTGACGCGGCTGATCGATGCCATTGAGATTCTCCTTCGTGCCTGTTCTGCCCTTTCGGGCGTTATTTTTGATGGGTGCCGGGGACAGTTTACTTTTTTCCGCCCGTGCCGACCTGGAGGCGTCGCGGCCTTTCGCGGAAAGAAAGTAAACTGTCCCCTGCGTCTTACTCCGCCGCCGGCTTGAACTGGTCGTGCTCGGTCGATTCTTTCATCGCCGTCGTCGAGGACTGGCCGCCGGTGATCGCCATTGAGACGGCGTCGAAATAGCCGGTGCCGACCTCGCGCTGGTGCTTGGTGGCGGTGTAGCCGTTCACTTCCGATGCGAATTCCGCCTCCTGCAGCTCCGAATAGGCAGCCATCTGGCGGTCGCGATAACCCCGCGCGAGCTCGAACATACCGTGGTTCAGCTGGTGGAAGCCGGCCAGCGTGATGAACTGGAACTTGTAGCCCATGGCGCCGAGCTCGCGCTGGAACTTGGCGATTGTCGCGTCGTCGAGGTGCTTTTTCCAGTTGAAGGAAGGCGAGCAATTGTAGGCGAGCAGCTTGTCCGGATGGTGCCGCCGCACGCCTTCGGCGAATTTCCTGGCCTGCGCCAGATCCGGCTTGGAGGTCTCGCACCAGATCAGGTCGGCATGGGGCGCATAGGCGATGGCGCGGGCAATGCAGGGCTCGATGCCGTTCCGGACCTGGTAGAAACCTTCGACGGTGCGGCCGGCGCTGTAGTCGACGAAGGGCTGGTCGCGCTCGTCTATGTCGGAGGTGAGCAGCTTGGCGGCCTCTGCGTCGGTGCGGGCGATGACCAGCGTCGGCGTGCCCATCACGTCGGCGGCGAGCCGCGCGGCGTTGAGGTTGCGGATGTGCGCCGCCGTCGGAATCAGCACCTTGCCGCCGAGATGGCCGCACTTCTTTTCCGACGCCAGCTGGTCCTCGTAGTGGACGCCTGCGGCGCCGGCCTCGATGAAGGCCTTCATGATCTCGAAGGCGTTGAGCGGACCGCCGAAGCCGGCTTCGGCGTCGGCGACGATCGGCGCGAACCAGGTGTCGACGGAGAGGCCTTTGCCTTCCGAGGTCTCGATCTGGTCGGCGCGCTGCAGCGTCTTGTTGATGCGCTTGGCGAGTTCGGGCGCGGCGTTGGCGGGATAGAGCGACTGGTCGGGATACATGGCGGAAGCGGTGTTGGCGTCGGCCGCGACCTGCCAGCCCGACAGGTAGATCGCCTTCAGGCCGGCGCGCACCATCTGCATGGCCTGGTTGCCCGAGAGCGCGCCGAGCGCGTTGACGAAATCCTCCTCGTGGATGAGCTTCCACAACCGGTTGGCGCCCATTTCGGCCAGGCTGTGCTTGATCTGGACCGAGCCGCGCAACCGCGTGACGGCCTCCGGCGTGTAGGGTCGTTCGATGCCGTCGAAGCGGCCTTCCGGCGCGGAGGGGACGAGGTTGTAAAAGTCAGTCATAGATCGGCTCCAGATGGTCGAGGTCTCGGACGGTCTTCCCGTATGGATAGCTTATCCGTGTATGACTTCATTTACATTGCAGTGCGATAGAGGCGAGAGAAATCACTGGATGCGGGAGAAAATAAGGGAAAACCTGTGTTGTGTTTGACAGAAAGCGGCTGTAATTTGTCAAAATTGTAAATCTCCAGTGACGATGACGGGGTCGGACGCCATGTCAATTCCAGTAAATTTGCCAAGGCGTGCACTCCGCGTTGCCTCCCCGCAAGGGGCGCGGCGCTGACCTATGGCCGAGCAAAAAATCTTCGCCGGGCCGCGCATCCGCCGCATCCGCACGGCCCGCGGCCTGACCCAAACGGCGATGGCCGAGGGGCTGGGCATCTCGCCCTCCTATCTAAACCTGATCGAGCGCAACCAGCGCCCGCTGACGGTGCAACTCATCCTGAAGCTGGCGTCAGTCTACAAGGTGGATCCGGAGGAGTTGCAGGGCGAGGCGCGGGGCTCAATCGCGGCGCTGCGTGAGGTTTTCGCCGATCCGCTTCTCGCCGGCGAATTGCCGGGCGACCAGGAATTGATCGAGGTCGCCGAGGCGGCGCCAAACGCGGCGGCGGCGATGATAAAGCTGTTTCGGGCCTACCGGGAGCAGGCCGAAAGGCTGTCGGACCTCTCCGAGCTTCTGGCGCGGGAGGGCAGGGCGACCGCGCTGCTGGGCGCCAGGCTGCCCTACGACGAGGTGCGCGAGATTTTCGAGCGACGCCCGAACCATTTTCAGGCGATAGAGGAAGAGGCGGAGGCGTTCACTACGCTGCTCGATCCGGGCGACGATTTGTTCGGCGCGCTGAAGGCGTGGCTGAAGGGCGAATACGGCATCGTGGTCAAGGTGCTGCCGGTGGCGACGATGCCGAACTGGCGCCGCCGCTATGACCGCCACTCGCAGCGATTGTTCATCTCCGAGCGATTATCGCCCTTCGACCAGTTGCGCGAAGTGGCGATGGAAGCATGCCTGATGCGCATGCAGGTCGCCGTGGCGGGCGAAATCCAGGGGCTGAAGCTGTCGTCCGACGAGGCGCGGCGCATCGCCCGGTTCGAACTCGGCCGTTATGCGGCGCATGCGCTGATGATGCCCTACCAGGCGTTTCAGGCGGCGGCTGTTCGCGCTCGTTACGACATCGACGTGTTGAAGTCGCGGTTCGGCGTTTCCTTCGAGCAGGCGGCGAACCGGCTGACGATGCTGCAGCGCCAAGGTGCTTCGGGCGTGCCGTTCTTTATGCTCGAGGTCGACAATGCCGGGCACCGCTTCCGCAAGGCGGGTAGCCAGGGTTTTCCGCAAAACCGCTTCGGCGGCGGCTGCCCGAAGCTGCCGGTGCACGCAGCCTTCACCCAACCGGGCCAGATCTTCGTCGAGGCGGTCGAAATGCCGGACGGCGCGGAATTCCTCTGCGTGGCCCGCACGCTCGAAGGTCCCCAGGGCGCGTTTTCGGAGCGCCCGCGCCGCACGGCGCTGCTTCTCGGCTGCGACGTCGGCTTCAAGGACGAGATCGTCTATGGCGCGGCGCTTCCGGGCCGTCCGGCCGGGGTTGGCTCGAAGCCCGGTGCGGTTCTGTCGACGCCGGTCGGGCCGGCCTGCCGCCTCTGCGAGCGCTCCGGCTGCCTCTCGCGCGCCGAGCCGCCGGTGACCCGGCCGCTCGGGCTGGACGAAATGGTGACAGGGTTGAGCGCCTTCGATTTCCAGTAGGCTCTCTTCAGGATGCGGTCGCGGCGGCAACTCGTCGCCTGCGCAGCAGGGCGGCCGCCGCAGCGCCGGCCGCTATCAGGCCGACGACCAGTCCCGTATAGATGTAGGTGTCGGCGAAGCCGAAGGCGGCGATCATCGGCTGGCTGACGAAGGGCGATATGAAGTGCCCGGCAAAGACGCTCGCCGTCATTCCGCCGGCGACGCGCCCGCGCATTTCGGGCGCTGCCGCGGCCATGGCTGCCGCCGCGATATTGGGCATTACCATGCCGAGACCCAGGCCAACGACGCCGGCGCCCGACAGCACCACGACCAGCGAGTTCGCCTGTCCTAGCAGCACATAGCCTGTGGCCATGAAGCCGAAGGCGAGGCCGAACACGCCGGTCACGCCAAAACGGGCGCGCAGCCGGGCGTAGAGGAGAGACGCAATCGCCCCGATCATGTTGCCAAGGCCGATAGCAAGCCCCGCCAGCGTAGGCGAGCCGATGCCCATGGAGTTGAGATAGAAGGGCAACTGCGTTGGGATCAAATAGAAGGCGACGCTGTTCAGCACAGCGGCCAGATAGACCGCTGCGACGGCGAGCCATAAGGTCACCTGGGCCGCTTGCGCGGGAATTGCGGCAGCCGCGGGATGGCTGCGCGCCGGCTCGTTGATGAACGCAAACACCGCCGGGATCAGAAGCAGCGACAGGCCATAGACGGCAAAAGGCGCACGCCAGTGCAGTTCGGCCAACATGCCCCCGCCTGTCAGGAAGACGAGCCCGCCGATGCCGACGAATGCCGCCTGCAGTCCCATGAAGCGATCACGCGCCGGCCCGCTGAAATAGTCGCCGACAAGGGCGGTGGCCGTCGTCATCACGCCGGCGACCGCGACGCCGAGCAGCGCTCGGCCGACGAGGAGCCCCGGCAGGCTGTCTGTCAGCAGTCCGTACATGCCGCTCAGCCCGTAGAGCAGCGCGGCTGCGATCAGCAGCGGCCGGCGGCCGAAACGATCCACAAGACTGCCGGCAAGTGGTGCGCACACGACGATGAAGAGCGCCGGCAGCGTGAGTACGAGCCGGGTGAGGATCTCGACATTGTCGCTACCGACAAAATGACTTTCGATGGCCGGCAGCGATGGCGCGATCGTGGCGCCGGCCATGATGGTGAGCATGCTGACCAGCAATAGTGTCGCGTTGCGGCCGATGCGTGTGGTTTCGGCCGGCTCGATCCGCTGAAGCGCGTTCATGCCGCCACCTCGGCGTAGGGCGCGTTTGCGCGGGCATCCCGCAGGTTGATAGCCCACCATTGCAGCCGCGACAGCAAGACGTTCATCGCCCGGCGGGCCTCCCGCGGCTCGATCAGTTCCCCTTTTTCGTCGAACTTGCTCCAGGCGCTGGTAAAGCTCACCGTGTCGCGGATGGCCACGACGTGAAGCTCGGCGAATACCAGGCGCAACTGCTCGACGGCGCGCAAGCCGCCCGAGATTCCGCCATAGGACACGAAGGCGAGCGGCTTGGCCTGCCATTGCTTGCTGTAGGCGTCGATCAGCGATTTGAGATCGGCCGTGTAGCCGTGGTTGTATTCGGGCGTGACGACCACAAAGGCGTCGGCGTCGCCCAGGCGGCGCGCGAGTTCGGCGCGGCCAATGGTGAGATCGCGCGGGTCGATCAGGTTTAGGGTGAACTGTTCGCGGCCGCGAATCTCGCTCGCGACCCAGTTGGCGACCGTGTCGCAAAAGCGGCCTTCGCGGGCGCTTCCATAGATCAGGCCGAGCTTTATTTTCTGAGGCATTGCGGAGTGGCTCCGTTTCGGGATTCAAGTGGGAGCCTCGTCTATAGAACCTCAACTAAGGTTTAGGTCAAGGGCGAAAAGCGCGACGGCGATGCGATACGCGAACCCCGCTCAATGCCGATTGCCGTGACATCCCGACGACCGCAGGATGGGAGGCCAGTATCGCCTACCCCTCGCCAAACGGCCTCTCCCCCGCAAATAGCGCGGAATGTGCAGTGACGAGCGCAACAATGCGGTCGATGACGGTGCGCACCTCGCGGCGGTGACGATCGTCATTATGCATGACGATCCACTGGCCTTCGCGTAGTTCCTCGATCGTGCCGCCGGCCCGCTCCAGCAACGGGTCGCGATCGCCGGCAAAGCACGGAAGCACTCCTGTGCCGACGCCGGCGCGAATGAGGTCATGCAGCGTCCGGGGTGTATTCGCCCAGGCGGCTATGTCGATGCCCGGTTGCGCTGCGACCCAGTTGGCCGAGCGGGTCGCCCGGTCTTCCGGGGTGATGGCAACCCAGTCGTCCCGCTGGGCGCCGGGACGGTTGCGGGCGCGGAACGGCGCCTGCGCTACTTCGACGGTGCGTCGCGCCGCAAGATTGGGGCTGTCGGGCTGGCGGTTGCGCACGCCGATCTCGACTTCGCGGTGAGCAATGTCGAGCTTTGCTTCCGTGGTCTTGAAAGCGATGCGGAACGGATCGGAAGGCGTCCACAGCCGCGCGAAGTTTTCCGCGAAGAAATTGGCCGTCCAGGTGCCGGCCGAGATACGCACCGTGGCTCGATTGTCGTCCGCTTCCAGCCATTCCTCGATCGGCCTGGCGCTCGCCTCGACGGCAAGCGCCTTGGCGAGCAGCGCACGGCCATGCTCGGTCAGTTCGTAACCGGTCTGGCGCCGCACGAAGAGCGGCCGGGCCAAAACCTGTTCAAGCGCCAGCATGCGCCGCCCGACCGTGGCGGGGCTGGAGCCGAGTTCGGCGGCGGCCGCCGACAGCCCGCCGCCGCGTGCCACGCGAACGAAAATCCGAAGATCGTTCCAGTCGATGTTTTTCATTGCTGAAAAACATACTGCGGATTTCAGCCGATGAACAGCTTGGCAACGAGCCTTATCATTCAATTACGAAACAGCGGCGAAAGGATATATGCCGTGGAACAGATGCTTGTCTGGACCTTCATTCACCGGGAGGTGTTGCG is a window encoding:
- a CDS encoding response regulator; its protein translation is MTKSGHEPARRRLTNAVPLGVVLAPDFSRVLVVGRSPVNRVVVSKIIEKSGLKPISETPEAAAKMLRSVFPGTVILDGGADNRDCESLMARLASLRSECRHDAPSVILLATKSHCEADPAPLAAVDAVVAKPITTELLQPVIDRLLERARQ
- the aceA gene encoding isocitrate lyase, which produces MTDFYNLVPSAPEGRFDGIERPYTPEAVTRLRGSVQIKHSLAEMGANRLWKLIHEEDFVNALGALSGNQAMQMVRAGLKAIYLSGWQVAADANTASAMYPDQSLYPANAAPELAKRINKTLQRADQIETSEGKGLSVDTWFAPIVADAEAGFGGPLNAFEIMKAFIEAGAAGVHYEDQLASEKKCGHLGGKVLIPTAAHIRNLNAARLAADVMGTPTLVIARTDAEAAKLLTSDIDERDQPFVDYSAGRTVEGFYQVRNGIEPCIARAIAYAPHADLIWCETSKPDLAQARKFAEGVRRHHPDKLLAYNCSPSFNWKKHLDDATIAKFQRELGAMGYKFQFITLAGFHQLNHGMFELARGYRDRQMAAYSELQEAEFASEVNGYTATKHQREVGTGYFDAVSMAITGGQSSTTAMKESTEHDQFKPAAE
- a CDS encoding short-chain fatty acyl-CoA regulator family protein, encoding MAEQKIFAGPRIRRIRTARGLTQTAMAEGLGISPSYLNLIERNQRPLTVQLILKLASVYKVDPEELQGEARGSIAALREVFADPLLAGELPGDQELIEVAEAAPNAAAAMIKLFRAYREQAERLSDLSELLAREGRATALLGARLPYDEVREIFERRPNHFQAIEEEAEAFTTLLDPGDDLFGALKAWLKGEYGIVVKVLPVATMPNWRRRYDRHSQRLFISERLSPFDQLREVAMEACLMRMQVAVAGEIQGLKLSSDEARRIARFELGRYAAHALMMPYQAFQAAAVRARYDIDVLKSRFGVSFEQAANRLTMLQRQGASGVPFFMLEVDNAGHRFRKAGSQGFPQNRFGGGCPKLPVHAAFTQPGQIFVEAVEMPDGAEFLCVARTLEGPQGAFSERPRRTALLLGCDVGFKDEIVYGAALPGRPAGVGSKPGAVLSTPVGPACRLCERSGCLSRAEPPVTRPLGLDEMVTGLSAFDFQ
- a CDS encoding MFS transporter — encoded protein: MNALQRIEPAETTRIGRNATLLLVSMLTIMAGATIAPSLPAIESHFVGSDNVEILTRLVLTLPALFIVVCAPLAGSLVDRFGRRPLLIAAALLYGLSGMYGLLTDSLPGLLVGRALLGVAVAGVMTTATALVGDYFSGPARDRFMGLQAAFVGIGGLVFLTGGGMLAELHWRAPFAVYGLSLLLIPAVFAFINEPARSHPAAAAIPAQAAQVTLWLAVAAVYLAAVLNSVAFYLIPTQLPFYLNSMGIGSPTLAGLAIGLGNMIGAIASLLYARLRARFGVTGVFGLAFGFMATGYVLLGQANSLVVVLSGAGVVGLGLGMVMPNIAAAAMAAAAPEMRGRVAGGMTASVFAGHFISPFVSQPMIAAFGFADTYIYTGLVVGLIAAGAAAAALLRRRRVAAATAS
- a CDS encoding NAD(P)H-dependent oxidoreductase, which gives rise to MPQKIKLGLIYGSAREGRFCDTVANWVASEIRGREQFTLNLIDPRDLTIGRAELARRLGDADAFVVVTPEYNHGYTADLKSLIDAYSKQWQAKPLAFVSYGGISGGLRAVEQLRLVFAELHVVAIRDTVSFTSAWSKFDEKGELIEPREARRAMNVLLSRLQWWAINLRDARANAPYAEVAA
- a CDS encoding LysR family transcriptional regulator, with protein sequence MKNIDWNDLRIFVRVARGGGLSAAAAELGSSPATVGRRMLALEQVLARPLFVRRQTGYELTEHGRALLAKALAVEASARPIEEWLEADDNRATVRISAGTWTANFFAENFARLWTPSDPFRIAFKTTEAKLDIAHREVEIGVRNRQPDSPNLAARRTVEVAQAPFRARNRPGAQRDDWVAITPEDRATRSANWVAAQPGIDIAAWANTPRTLHDLIRAGVGTGVLPCFAGDRDPLLERAGGTIEELREGQWIVMHNDDRHRREVRTVIDRIVALVTAHSALFAGERPFGEG